The nucleotide window AAGTTCTGGTGGTGGGGAGTAAAAGAACGTGTCGGCTATCCTACAGAGCATAGAGGTCTGTTTCTCTCCAAAAAGGTTCTTCTTCATGTTAAGCCAAGGTTGCAGCATCTGGTGGAGGAATATTTTCAAATTCTAGAAACTGCAGGAATAAAAAAAGCAGAAATAATACCGGAGTTTTTTATTCCTGAAGAGAATCTCATTAAAGCTCATGAAACCCTCAAAACAAAAGGTTTTGAAAATATGAGTTTTCTTACCGGTATTTGTCCGGGAGCAACCTACGGACCTGCCAAAGTTTGGCCAAAAGAACGCTATCTTAAAGTAATTAATAGACTTATGAAAGAAAATAACTCGCATATTCTTATCTTTGGAGGACCAAAAGAACTAGATATAGTAAATTTTCTATTGAAAAACGCTATATATAGTGATAAGATTACTTCGTGTCCCGTTGATGATATTTTGACAAGCGCAGGATTAATGAAAAAATGCGGTCTTTTTATAACGAATGACACAGGTCCTATGCATATAGCCGCTGCTTTAGGATTGCCGGTGTTAGCAATATTTGGCTCTACAAATCCTGCGTGGACAAAACCGTCAGGTGTCAGAACAAAAGTAATATATAAACAGCTGGAATGCGGTCCATGTTATGATAGAACTTGTAAAAAAAACAAAGTAAAATATGATTGCTTGGCAAAAATAACTGAAGAAGAAGTCTTTAATGGGATAAGAGAACTTGAAGTATTTTAGAATGGAGGAAGATGAAAAAGTTTACAGTGGTTCTTAGCGTTATAATTTTGACGGTAATTGTCTTCACTGCTTGCAGTAAAAGTCCGATAGGTCCTTCAATGCCGTCAATGTCGATAAGCGCTTCCTCGACTTCCTCGTCAGCATCGACTATTTGTGTGACAAGTAATAGCGGTGCATCAACTTCTGTAAATACTCAACAGACGAATACTGTTTCTACTCAAACAGGAGATACCGGTGTTACAAGTGTGAACTCTTCTACCGGTGTGAGTTCTTCAATGACCGGTATCGGAAATTCAGGAAGTTCAAGCACCGTCAGTGAGTCGGCTTCTGAAACAATTACCTACACTCTTTATGACCCTGAAGCCGCAGACCATACCTGGTTCTATGTTTCCGGCTCGCCCCGTATTGCCTGGGATGCATCAGTTGTTAATCCGGCTTATCAGAAAGTACGCATAATTGTAGCCAAATTGGACCCCATTGGGACATTCTGGGAAATTAAAAATCTGTCACGAAGCAGCGGTTCTGTCATTTATGGTTCTACTTCTTCAGGAACGGTAGTTACGCCGGCGGTAACATTGACACCCGGGAATTATTATGTTTCAATCATAGTTTATGATAATGATACAGATAATAATAGTCTTGGCGGTGGCGGTAACTTTACGGTAAGATAATAAACAAAATCTAAATGGAAAAGGAGGTGAAAACATGAAAAAAACAACATTAAAAATGTGTGCACTTTTTGCGGCGAGCTTTATTTTATCAGCTTGCAGCAAAAGTCCTGTCGGTCCCTCTATGTCTTCAATGTCGATAGGCGCAAACGCGGCTTCATCATCTTCCTCGTCATCGACTATTTGTGTAACAAGTAATAGCGGTGGATCGACTTCAGTAAATACTCAGCAAACCAGCACTGTGTCTACCCAGTTAGGTGATACCAGTGTTGCGAATGTGAATGTTTTTACGGGGGTTAGTTCCGGTATTACCGGCGGAGGGTCTTCTGCAAGTGCAAGTGGTAACGGTTCAGCTACAAACACCGGTTCTACGTTGAATCTTACTTTCCATACTACACTGGTTGCTGCAATAGCTGATATACAAGTAATAAACATCAGTTCTTCAACTATTCCGACTTTCTCAATCAATTATAGCGGGATATCAGGAAGCAACTTGTTTTTTATGGTAAATGATGCGACAACAGAACATTACATGAATGTATTGGTTCCGTCTCTTCCGACATCGATTAGATTCGGAGTAACTCCGACCGGAGGAACAGAGAATGTACCCTCAAAGACTTTGATTGCAGGTACTTACTCAGTTGTAGCTACAATATCAGATTCTTCTGATTCTACGAAAGGGTATGCGTACGGAACATTGATAGTTCAATAATTTAACAAGGAGAAATTAAATGAAAAAGTTAGGTTTAGTAGTTACAGTTCTTGCGGTTGTAATTGGTTTTTCTTCTGTTGCTTCGGCACAGGAAGCAAGTTTAAAAGGAAAAATTGGTGTTGGTTATATGAACTCCGGTACTCCGCTGGGTATAAAGATGTGGTTATCTGACGGTTTTGGTCTTGATGCTTCAATCGGTGTTAATACCGCAAATACCCAGGTATTTGGTATTCAGCTTGGAGTGGATATGGTTATGGCAAATAAATACCCGGTAGTGCTTCAGTTTAGACCGGCCGTAGGACTTGATTTCGGCGGAGTGGTAAATTTCTCTATTCCTCTGATGCTTAATATCGAATATTTTGTAACAAAGAATCTTTCTCTTTCTGCGGGTACCGGACTTCTGTTTACGGTAACTCCTGCATTTGTGTTCTCGCACTGTGTGGTAACGACGAACAATCTGGGCGTTATCTACTATTTCTAGTTAATAGTATTTTTAAATCCCTGCTCTATTCGCGCAGGCCTGAAAATTTTTGATCCAATACCTTTTTGTCGGGAGTCCGCGTTCTTGCACGGTGCGCATACCCGAAAGGGGAGCCTAAATGTAAGACAGGGCACCCACTTGACAGAAACGGTTCAAAAACCAGGTTTCACGGTAGTGTGGGGATTTATTTTTAAAAGACAATTACAAATTACGAATGACAAATGACAATTTAATGTAGGCGGGAAACGGCACCGCCATTATTTATAAAAGTATATAACTCCTAAAATAGTCATTTGTACTTAGTCATTCTTTTTTTAACGTTAGCAACCTTGAAACGTGCAACGTGTAACCTTTTTCAAAGGTGTTATGGCTGATTTTTTTAACGACATATCGGAACAAATCGACAGGAACGCGCCCCTCGCAAAACGGATGCGCCCGGGTTCTCTTGATGAATTTGTCGGACAGGAACACGTTATGGGTGAAGGCAAGCTTTTAAGAAGAGCAATTGAAGCGGATAAAATATCCTCCCTTGTAATATTTGGCCCTCCCGGCACCGGAAAAAACACCATAGCAAATATTGTTGCGAGAAAAACAAAAGCTGCTTTTGTTGAGGTAAACGCGGTTCTTTCGGGTGTTGAAGATCTTAGAAAAGTCATAGCTATCGCAAAAGAACGGCTTTTTACTGTCGGGAAGAAAACGATACTTTTCATAGACGAAATTCACAGGTTTAATAAAACACAGCAGGATGCGCTTCTGCCGGATGTGGAAAACGGCAATGTTGTTCTGATAGGAGCAACAACACAAAATCCGTATTTTTATGTAAATCCTGCGCTTATATCCAGGTCGCTTATTGTTGAATTAAAAGCTCTCTCGAATGAAGCTGTTAAAACCATTATGAAAAACGGGCTTAAGGATAAAGAGAAAGGGCTTGGTAATTTTAAGGTTGAACTCAGTGAGGACGCGCTGGGACACATAGCGGAAAAGTCTGATGGTGATGCTCGTATGGCTTTGAACGCTCTGGAAATAGGAGTTCTTACTTCTAATCCAGATGAAAACGGAATTATAATATTTGATTTAGCGATAGCACAGGAATCAATACAAAAGAAAAAGATAGTTTACGACAAGAGCGATGACGAACACTATAATACGATTTCCGCTTTCATAAAGTCCATGCGTGGTTCAGACCCTGATGCGGCGCTTTATTATCTTGCAAAGATGATCTATGCAGGAGAAGATCCCCGTTTTATAGCCCGGAGGATAGTTATCTGCGC belongs to Candidatus Firestonebacteria bacterium RIFOXYD2_FULL_39_29 and includes:
- a CDS encoding lipopolysaccharide heptosyltransferase II, translating into MGIDGKKVKKILIKGPNWIGDSVISIPVIKTVRQNYPEAFIGLVLRKGSAELLKGLPYVNKIYIESTDDKLIIKENFELGIILTNSFSSAFKFWWWGVKERVGYPTEHRGLFLSKKVLLHVKPRLQHLVEEYFQILETAGIKKAEIIPEFFIPEENLIKAHETLKTKGFENMSFLTGICPGATYGPAKVWPKERYLKVINRLMKENNSHILIFGGPKELDIVNFLLKNAIYSDKITSCPVDDILTSAGLMKKCGLFITNDTGPMHIAAALGLPVLAIFGSTNPAWTKPSGVRTKVIYKQLECGPCYDRTCKKNKVKYDCLAKITEEEVFNGIRELEVF
- a CDS encoding AAA family ATPase, with product MADFFNDISEQIDRNAPLAKRMRPGSLDEFVGQEHVMGEGKLLRRAIEADKISSLVIFGPPGTGKNTIANIVARKTKAAFVEVNAVLSGVEDLRKVIAIAKERLFTVGKKTILFIDEIHRFNKTQQDALLPDVENGNVVLIGATTQNPYFYVNPALISRSLIVELKALSNEAVKTIMKNGLKDKEKGLGNFKVELSEDALGHIAEKSDGDARMALNALEIGVLTSNPDENGIIIFDLAIAQESIQKKKIVYDKSDDEHYNTISAFIKSMRGSDPDAALYYLAKMIYAGEDPRFIARRIVICASEDVGNAEPMAIVIANTALQVSEFIGMPEARIPLAQAVVYVATAPKSNASYIAIDKALEDVKNNKTLEVPVYLKGTGYKGAKELGHGVDYKYSHDYEGGVSGQEFLTESRKYYEPTGMGYESKIKAFMDRVKRLKHR